In one Pseudomonas sp. R84 genomic region, the following are encoded:
- a CDS encoding MFS transporter, with product MQSSKPTHVRYLILLMLFLVTTINYADRATIAIAGSSLQKDLGIDAVTLGYIFSAFGWAYVAGQIPGGWLLDRFGSKKVYALSIFTWSLFTVLQGFVGEFGMSTAIVALFMLRFLVGLAEAPSFPGNARIVAAWFPTAERGTASAIFNSAQYFATVLFAPLMGWIVYSFGWEHVFIVMGILGIIFSLVWLKVIYSPREHPRINEAEFKHIAENGGMVDMDQKGKKSDGPKWDYIRQLLTNRMMLGVYLGQYCINGITYFFLTWFPVYLVQERGMTILKAGFIASLPAICGFIGGVLGGVISDYLLRKGHSLTFARKAPIIAGLLVSSSIVACNYVEVEWMVVGFMALAFFGKGVGALGWAVVSDTSPKQIAGLSGGLFNTFGNIASITTPIVIGYIISSTGSFKWALVFVGANALVAVFSYLVIVGPIKRVVLKEPPTNGGTEATGKLSQAHS from the coding sequence ATGCAATCGTCCAAGCCGACTCACGTCCGCTATTTGATCCTGCTCATGCTGTTTCTGGTGACCACGATCAACTACGCCGACCGTGCGACTATCGCCATCGCCGGTTCCAGCCTGCAAAAAGACCTCGGTATCGACGCGGTCACCCTCGGTTACATCTTCTCCGCATTCGGTTGGGCCTACGTGGCCGGGCAAATTCCCGGTGGCTGGCTGCTCGATCGCTTCGGCTCGAAAAAAGTCTATGCCCTGAGCATTTTCACCTGGTCGCTGTTCACCGTGCTGCAAGGCTTTGTCGGTGAGTTCGGCATGTCCACCGCCATCGTTGCGCTGTTCATGCTGCGCTTCCTGGTCGGTCTGGCTGAAGCGCCATCCTTCCCCGGCAACGCGCGCATCGTCGCCGCTTGGTTCCCGACCGCTGAACGCGGCACCGCTTCGGCGATCTTCAACTCGGCGCAATACTTTGCCACCGTGTTGTTCGCACCGCTGATGGGCTGGATCGTTTACTCCTTTGGCTGGGAGCACGTGTTTATCGTTATGGGCATCCTCGGGATCATCTTCTCGCTGGTCTGGCTGAAAGTGATCTACAGCCCGCGTGAGCACCCGCGTATCAACGAAGCCGAGTTCAAACACATCGCTGAAAACGGCGGCATGGTCGACATGGACCAGAAGGGCAAAAAGTCCGACGGTCCGAAGTGGGATTACATCCGTCAGCTGCTGACCAATCGCATGATGCTCGGCGTGTATCTGGGCCAGTACTGCATCAACGGCATCACTTACTTCTTCCTGACCTGGTTCCCGGTGTATCTGGTGCAAGAGCGTGGCATGACCATTCTCAAGGCGGGTTTCATCGCCTCGTTGCCGGCAATCTGCGGCTTTATCGGCGGCGTACTCGGCGGGGTGATTTCCGACTACCTGCTGCGCAAGGGCCACTCGCTGACCTTCGCCCGCAAAGCGCCGATCATTGCCGGCCTGCTGGTTTCCAGCAGCATCGTTGCCTGCAACTATGTTGAAGTGGAATGGATGGTCGTTGGCTTCATGGCCCTGGCCTTCTTTGGCAAAGGCGTTGGCGCACTGGGCTGGGCGGTGGTTTCCGACACCTCGCCAAAACAGATCGCCGGTCTGAGCGGTGGCCTGTTCAACACTTTCGGCAACATCGCTTCGATTACCACGCCGATCGTGATTGGCTACATCATCAGCTCCACCGGTTCGTTCAAATGGGCGCTGGTGTTCGTCGGTGCCAACGCACTGGTCGCGGTGTTCAGCTATCTGGTCATCGTTGGCCCGATCAAACGTGTGGTACTCAAAGAGCCGCCAACCAATGGCGGTACTGAAGCCACCGGCAAATTGTCCCAAGCGCATTCCTGA